In the Euphorbia lathyris chromosome 5, ddEupLath1.1, whole genome shotgun sequence genome, one interval contains:
- the LOC136231296 gene encoding two pore calcium channel protein 1: MEKPLLGETSRDYRFMEKDHTSTYNRRSDAIAYGSRFQKAAALVDLAEDGIGIPEEVLDQNNFESAAKFYFAYIGFDIVWTLNYFALIILNFLEKPLWCSNYSTYTCDGDRDYFYLGQLPYLTTVESVIFEGVTLVILVAHIFSPISFEGSRIFWRNPLNLLKVICLSILAVDLLVYALYLSPVAIYYLPVRIAPYIRVILFILSIRDLQKSIVILAGMLGTYLNVLALWLLFLLFSSWVAYVMFEDTEQGKTVFTSYGITLYQMFVLFTTSNNPDVWIPAYKVSRWYSLFFVIYVLLGVYFVTNLILAVVYDSFKGQLAKQVSEADNLRKRMLVKAFNLIDKHKVGVLNKEQCIQLFEELNKYRTLPKTSREEFELIFDELDDTRDFKINLEEFTDLCNAIALRFQKEEVPSCFEYFPSVYRCSFSENLKAFVRSPKFSFAVSSILVLNFIAVIIETTFDIENNSSQKVWQEVEFVFGWIYVVEMALKVYSFGFTNYWMDGQNRFDFAITLVIVIGETITFANPNGLTFLSNGEWIRYLLLARMLRLIRLLMHVSSYRAFISTFLTLIPSLMPYLGTIFCILCVYCSLGVQIFGGLVNAGNTDLESTDLAEDDYLLFNFNDYPNGMVTLFNLLVMGNWQVWMQSYKELTGSVWSLAYFISFYLISVLLLLNLVVAFVLEAFFAEMELETPESDQEEDKRDPMRRRRLAGTKSRSQRVDVLLHHMLSSELNQNQSSNA, translated from the exons ATGGAGAAACCTTTGCTCGGAGAAACCAGTCGAGATTACCGCTTCATGGAAAAAGATCATACATCGACGTATAATCGTCGTTCCGATGCCATAGCTTACGGTTCTCGATTTCAGAAGGCAGCTGCTCTCGTCGATCTG GCTGAGGATGGAATTGGTATACCGGAGGAAGTTCTGGATCAGAACAACTTTGAGAGTGCTGCGAAGTTCTACTTTGCTTATATTGGATTTGATATCGTTTGGACTCTTAATTACTTTGCTTTGATAATTCTCAATTTCTTAGAG AAACCTTTATGGTGTTCAAATTATTCTACTTATACTTGTGATGGAGACCGGGATTACTTCTATCTTGGCCAGTTGCCTTACTTAACAACTGTGGAATCTGTTATTTTTGAG GGCGTAACTCTTGTTATACTCGTAGCACATATTTTCTCTCCAATTTCATTTGAAGGGTCCCGAATTTTCTGGAGAAATCCGTTGAATCTCTTAAAG GTCATTTGCTTATCAATTTTGGCAGTTGATTTACTGGTTTATGCTCTCTATTTGTCTCCTGTGGCCATCTATTATCTTCCTGTCAGAATTGCCCCATATATAAGAGTTATCCTTTTCATCCTAAGCATTAG GGACTTGCAGAAAAGTATCGTCATTCTGGCTGGAATGCTTGGAACATACCTAAATGTCTTG GCTCTATGGCtattatttcttttgttttccaGCTGGGTAGCCTATGTCATGTTTGAAGATACTGAACAGGGAAAAACAGTTTTTACTTCGTATGGCATCACATTATACCAGATGTTTGTTTTGTTCACAACATCCAACAATCCAGATGTATGGATACCAGCGTACAA GGTTTCACGATGGTATAGCCTGTTTTTTGTGATCTACGTGCTACTGGGAGTCTATTTTGTTACCAACTTGATCCTTGCCGTTGTGTATGATAGCTTCAAAGGCCAG CTTGCAAAACAAGTTTCTGAGGCAGATAACTTGAGGAAAAGAATGCTGGTTAAAGCCTTCAACCTCATTGATAAACAT AAAGTTGGAGTTCTTAACAAGGAGCAATGCATTCAATTGTTTGAAGAATTGAATAAATACAG GACTTTGCCAAAAACATCAAGAGAAGAATTTGAGTTGATATTTGATGAGCTGGATGATACGCGTGACTTCAAG ATCAATTTGGAAGAGTTCACTGACCTTTGCAATGCTATTGCTCTAAGATTCCAAAAGGAGGAAGTT CCATCTTGCTTTGAGTATTTCCCATCAGTATACCGGTGTAGTTTTTCCGAAAATCTGAAAGCTTTTGTGAGGAGCCCAAAATTCAGTTTCGCAGTATCCTCGATTCTTGTCTTGAACTTCATCGCTGTTATTATTGAAACAACG TTCGATATTGAAAACAATTCTAGTCAAAAGGTGTGGCAAGAGGTGGAGTTTGTATTTG GGTGGATCTATGTTGTGGAAATGGCACTAAAAGTATACTCTTTTGGGTTCACAAACTATTGGATGGATGGTCAAAATCGCTTTGATTTTGCAATCACATTGGTTATAG TTATTGGAGAAACAATCACATTTGCAAACCCCAATGGACTGACTTTTCTCTCAAATGGAGAATG GATCCGTTACCTCCTGCTGGCAAGAATGTTGAGATTAATCAGGTTGTTGATGCATGTCAGCAGTTATCGAGCTTTTATTTCCACATTCTTAACTCTCATACCAAGTTTGATGCCATATCTAGGAACAATTTTCTGCATCCTGTGTGTATATTGTTCTCTGGGTGTACAG ATTTTCGGAGGACTTGTTAATGCTGGGAACACTGACTTGGAAAGCACAGATCTTGCTGAAGATGA TTATTTACTTTTCAATTTTAATGACTATCCAAATGGAATGGTGACACTTTTTAATTTGCTAGTCATGGGGAATTGGCAAGTCTGGATGCAG AGCTACAAGGAATTGACTGGAAGTGTTTGGTCCCTTGCTTATTTCATCAGCTTCTATCTTATAAGTGTTCTGTTGCTTCTGAATTTG gttgttgcttttgtcttGGAGGCATTCTTTGCTGAAATGGAACTTGAGACACCAGAATCAGACCAAGAAGAG GATAAAAGAGATCCAATGCGCCGGCGCCGATTAGCTGG CACAAAATCTCGTAGTCAAAGAGTTGATGTTCTTCTGCATCACATGTTGAGCTCCGAGCTAAATCAGAATCAGTCCTCCAACGCATAA
- the LOC136228724 gene encoding transcription factor IIIA-like isoform X2, which translates to MVKGNVNRHVKELHNENPPLNDTGPKQHVCQEPGCGKVFKYLSKLQTHEDSHVKLDVVEAFCAELGCMKHFSNSECLKAHIYSCHRYMNCEICGAKQLRKNIKRHLRMHEACAGSTKRVKCHFEDCSHTFSNKTNLLKHVRAVHLEARPFACGFTGCGMRFAYKHVRDKHEKSGVHIFTPGDFVEHDRETRPKSRGGRKRKCPTVETLIRKRVTPPTNMEEYQSWFCGMENQDQS; encoded by the exons ATGGTAAAAGGAAATGTGAACAGGCATGTTAAAGAGCTTCATAATGAGAATCCCCCTTTGAATGATACTGGTCCAAAGCAGCATGTTTGCCAGGAACCTGGTTGTGGTAAGGTCTTCAAATATTTGTCGAAGCTGCAAACACATGAGGACTCCCATG TTAAACTGGATGTAGTAGAGGCATTCTGTGCTGAACTGGGTTGTATGAAACATTTTTCCAATAGTGAGTGCCTTAAGGCTCACATCTACTCCTGCCACAGATACATGAATTGTGAGATTTGTGGAGCAAAACAGCTGAGAAAGAACATAAAGAGGCATCTCCGGATGCATGAAGCGTGTGCGGGTTCAACTAAGAGAGTTAAATGCCATTTTGAAGATTGTTCCCATACATTTTCTAAT AAAACGAATCTTCTTAAGCATGTGAGGGCTGTGCACCTTGAAGCTAGGCCTTTTGCTTGTGGATTTACAGGCTGTGGTATGAGATTTGCATACAAGCACGTCAGAGATAAACACGAGAAATCAGGAGTACACATCTTTACTCCT GGTGATTTTGTAGAGCATGATCGGGAAACGAGGCCAAAGTCACGAGGTGGGAGGAAGAGAAAGTGCCCGACTGTTGAAACACTGATACGCAAGAGGGTGACTCCTCCAACAAATATGGAAGAGTATCAGTCTTGGTTTTGTGGAATGGAGAACCAGGACCAGTCCTGA
- the LOC136228724 gene encoding transcription factor IIIA-like isoform X1, which produces MQSHSLERPYVCSVDDCHASYRRKDHLTRHSLNHEGKLFKCPIENCSCEFMVKGNVNRHVKELHNENPPLNDTGPKQHVCQEPGCGKVFKYLSKLQTHEDSHVKLDVVEAFCAELGCMKHFSNSECLKAHIYSCHRYMNCEICGAKQLRKNIKRHLRMHEACAGSTKRVKCHFEDCSHTFSNKTNLLKHVRAVHLEARPFACGFTGCGMRFAYKHVRDKHEKSGVHIFTPGDFVEHDRETRPKSRGGRKRKCPTVETLIRKRVTPPTNMEEYQSWFCGMENQDQS; this is translated from the exons ATGCAAAGTCATTCGCTTGAG AGGCCATATGTTTGTTCAGTTGATGATTGCCATGCCAGCTACAGAAGGAAAGACCACTTAACTCGCCACTCCCTAAATCATGAAGGAAAACTCTTCAAATGTCCTATTGAGAATTGTAGTTGCGAGTTTATGGTAAAAGGAAATGTGAACAGGCATGTTAAAGAGCTTCATAATGAGAATCCCCCTTTGAATGATACTGGTCCAAAGCAGCATGTTTGCCAGGAACCTGGTTGTGGTAAGGTCTTCAAATATTTGTCGAAGCTGCAAACACATGAGGACTCCCATG TTAAACTGGATGTAGTAGAGGCATTCTGTGCTGAACTGGGTTGTATGAAACATTTTTCCAATAGTGAGTGCCTTAAGGCTCACATCTACTCCTGCCACAGATACATGAATTGTGAGATTTGTGGAGCAAAACAGCTGAGAAAGAACATAAAGAGGCATCTCCGGATGCATGAAGCGTGTGCGGGTTCAACTAAGAGAGTTAAATGCCATTTTGAAGATTGTTCCCATACATTTTCTAAT AAAACGAATCTTCTTAAGCATGTGAGGGCTGTGCACCTTGAAGCTAGGCCTTTTGCTTGTGGATTTACAGGCTGTGGTATGAGATTTGCATACAAGCACGTCAGAGATAAACACGAGAAATCAGGAGTACACATCTTTACTCCT GGTGATTTTGTAGAGCATGATCGGGAAACGAGGCCAAAGTCACGAGGTGGGAGGAAGAGAAAGTGCCCGACTGTTGAAACACTGATACGCAAGAGGGTGACTCCTCCAACAAATATGGAAGAGTATCAGTCTTGGTTTTGTGGAATGGAGAACCAGGACCAGTCCTGA